One region of Miscanthus floridulus cultivar M001 chromosome 19, ASM1932011v1, whole genome shotgun sequence genomic DNA includes:
- the LOC136526178 gene encoding protein FAR1-RELATED SEQUENCE 5-like: MRNDGDSQQQQELQQPWTGNDALSEVVAVDPAIVGLTGTSFEATAMDHLKPVVGIMFDTLTDVEKFYKSCGCEAHIVVKLGSDKKYRIASMVEEHSHNFVSPNKRHLLRSNRNVSERANSTLFSCHKASIGTSQAYRLLHVSEGGFHIVGCTLRDLQNYYRDLRNKIKDADAQMFVAQLERKKEVNPAFFYDFMVDEQGRLVRVFWADALCRENYSVFGDVASVDSTYTTNQYNMIFVPFTGVNHHLQSVFLGAAFLANKKIESNEWLFNTFLKAMRGVAPHLIITDEDASMKAAIAQILPVTTHRLCMWHIMEKVPEKVKPSIREDEQF, encoded by the exons ATGCGGAACGATGGCGATAGCCAACAGCAGCAAGAGCTGCAGCAGCCATGGACAGGGAACGACGCCCTCTCTGAAGTCGTCGCCGTTGATCCCGCCATCGTGGGACTTACAGGAACAAGTTTTGAGGCCACCGCCATGGATCATTTGAAGCCTGTGGTTGGAATAATGTTTGATACACTTACAGATGTGGAGAAATTTTACAAATC ATGTGGCTGTGAGGCACATATTGTTGTGAAGCTTGGCAGTGACAAGAAGTATCGGATAGCTTCAATGGTTGAGGAGCACAGTCACAATTTTGTGTCACCGAATAAGAGGCATTTGCTAAGATCCAACCGTAATGTTAGTGAGAGGGCAAATAGTACTTTGTTCAGTTGTCATAAGGCTAGCATTGGCACCTCACAGGCATATAGACTTCTCCATGTTAGTGAGGGTGGGTTTCATATTGTTGGGTGCACGCTGAGGGATTTGCAAAACTATTACCGTGACCTCAGGAACAAAATCAAGGATGCAGATGCACAAATGTTTGTGGCACAACTTGAGCGAAAGAAGGAAGTAAATCCTGCCTTCTTTTATGACTTTATGGTGGATGAACAAGGACGACTTGTTCGTGTGTTTTGGGCAGATGCCTTATGCAGGGAAAACTATAGTGTTTTTGGTGATGTGGCTTCTGTAGATTCAACATACACCACTAACCAGTATAACATGATTTTTGTGCCATTTACTGGAGTCAATCATCACTTGCAAAGTGTTTTCCTAGGGGCAGCATTCTTGGCAAATAAAAAGATCGAGTCAAATGAATGGTTGTTTAACACCTTTCTGAAGGCTATGCGTGGAGTAGCACCTCATCTAATCATAACAGATGAAGATGCGAGCATGAAGGCTGCTATTGCTCAGATTCTACCTGTTACAACTCACAGACTTTGCATGTGGCATATTATGGAAAAGGTACCTGAGAAGGTCAAGCCCTCTATAAGAGAGGATGAACAGTTCTAG